The Trueperaceae bacterium genome includes a window with the following:
- a CDS encoding CoA transferase yields the protein MLRDLFVLDLSRVLAGPYCTLLLADLGARVVKVESPAGDDTRRWGPPYVGGESGYYLSVNRGKESLALDLKDPRGSAIVRDLARKADVVVENFKVGDLARYGLDYAAVAAGNPGVVYVSITGYGQDGPRRSEAGYDAALQAQSGLLAMTGEPDGPPVKLGVAWIDVLTGLHAATAALAALRRRDATGEGAHVDMALFDVALASMVNQAQNALLTGQPPARLGSGHPNIVPYQAFDVADGAVVVAVGNDGQFARFCDVLGRPELARDPRFATNEARVLNRGALVPMVAAELAPRTRAELLAACRAATVPATPVATLPEALADPQAEARGAVVAGHHPTVGTLPMVASPLWHVAGPGGAPVLAPPAPGAAPVPPLLGADSRGVLRRELGLSEGEIDELVADGVVVQR from the coding sequence TTGCTACGTGACCTGTTCGTGCTGGACCTGAGCCGCGTCCTGGCCGGGCCCTACTGCACCCTGCTGCTGGCCGACCTCGGCGCGCGGGTGGTGAAGGTGGAGTCGCCCGCCGGCGACGACACCAGGCGCTGGGGGCCGCCATACGTGGGTGGCGAGAGCGGCTACTACCTGTCCGTGAACCGCGGCAAGGAGAGCCTCGCGCTCGACCTCAAGGACCCGCGCGGCAGCGCCATCGTGCGCGACCTCGCCCGCAAGGCGGACGTGGTGGTCGAGAACTTCAAGGTCGGCGACCTCGCGCGCTACGGCCTCGACTACGCCGCCGTGGCGGCCGGCAACCCGGGCGTCGTGTACGTGTCCATCACCGGCTACGGGCAGGATGGTCCCCGGCGCTCGGAGGCGGGCTACGATGCCGCCCTCCAGGCGCAGTCGGGCCTGCTCGCCATGACGGGGGAACCTGACGGTCCGCCCGTCAAGCTCGGGGTGGCGTGGATCGACGTGCTGACCGGGCTTCACGCCGCCACGGCGGCGTTGGCGGCGCTGCGGCGGCGCGACGCCACCGGCGAGGGGGCCCACGTCGACATGGCGCTGTTCGACGTCGCCCTGGCGTCCATGGTGAACCAGGCGCAGAACGCGCTGCTCACGGGGCAGCCGCCGGCCAGGCTGGGGAGCGGGCACCCGAACATCGTGCCCTACCAGGCGTTCGACGTCGCGGACGGCGCCGTGGTGGTGGCGGTCGGCAACGACGGGCAGTTCGCCAGGTTCTGTGACGTGCTGGGTCGGCCCGAACTGGCGCGCGACCCGCGGTTCGCGACGAACGAGGCGCGCGTCCTCAACCGCGGCGCGCTCGTGCCCATGGTCGCCGCGGAACTGGCCCCCCGGACGCGGGCGGAGCTCCTGGCGGCCTGCCGCGCGGCCACCGTGCCCGCCACGCCGGTGGCGACGCTGCCGGAGGCGCTGGCGGACCCGCAGGCGGAGGCGCGGGGAGCCGTCGTGGCGGGGCACCACCCGACCGTCGGGACGCTACCCATGGTCGCGAGCCCGTTGTGGCACGTTGCGGGGCCCGGCGGCGCGCCGGTGCTCGCGCCACCGGCGCCCGGCGCAGCGCCCGTCCCGCCCCTGTTGGGCGCCGACTCGCGCGGGGTGCTGCGCCGCGAGCTCGGCCTGAGCGAAGGGGAGATCGACGAGCTGGTGGCGGACGGCGTGGTCGTGCAGCGCTGA
- a CDS encoding LexA family transcriptional regulator gives MLNEPADRRPLSPAQRRVYERLVEHERRTGAPPDLAEFARGLGVHYVSLRQHLEALAAKGYLRFESRGRGRSPLLELPAGATGVPVLGAIPAGPLTSAEALAEAYLPAAVGGGAGAFALRVRGDSMADLIQDGDVVLLEQGRHRRSGEICAVRVDDDEVTLKYLDDLGAGRFALRPHNPAYPTVEVAGNRLAVDGVYRGLLRGSVAAALTQPS, from the coding sequence ATGCTGAACGAGCCCGCCGACCGCCGCCCCCTGTCCCCCGCCCAACGGCGGGTGTACGAGCGGCTGGTGGAGCACGAGCGGCGCACCGGCGCACCGCCCGACCTCGCGGAGTTCGCCCGCGGCCTCGGCGTGCACTACGTGTCGTTGCGCCAGCACCTGGAGGCGCTCGCCGCCAAGGGCTACCTACGCTTCGAGAGCCGGGGGCGCGGCCGCTCGCCGCTGCTCGAGCTTCCTGCCGGGGCCACCGGCGTGCCCGTACTCGGCGCCATCCCGGCCGGTCCGCTCACCAGCGCCGAGGCGCTCGCGGAGGCGTACCTGCCCGCGGCGGTCGGCGGGGGGGCGGGAGCGTTCGCGCTCCGCGTGAGGGGCGACTCCATGGCCGACCTCATCCAGGACGGCGACGTGGTGCTCCTGGAGCAGGGCCGCCATCGCCGCAGCGGCGAGATCTGCGCCGTCCGGGTCGACGACGACGAGGTCACGCTCAAGTACCTCGACGACCTGGGCGCGGGCCGCTTCGCGCTGCGGCCGCACAACCCGGCCTACCCGACCGTCGAGGTCGCGGGTAACCGACTCGCAGTCGACGGGGTCTACCGCGGGTTGCTGCGCGGGAGCGTCGCGGCGGCGCTGACGCAGCCCTCGTGA
- a CDS encoding Crp/Fnr family transcriptional regulator, which translates to MLDTFEQLDTPSSCQASRVVPSGLALPIRTLEPGQVLYEADREASSLYVVNQGVLKAVVPTSLGRDRIADLYGPGDVLGLSALDGGNHAETVVAVHEACLTPIDPQQAMNDRGLRDYVLRSLARQLRRSREMLDEAEMPVGARVTRAFLRLAKQFGLPADDQQGGIKLPLALTHEDLADLTGSSRVTITRILGELRNEGALSGTRGVYVADLAGLERATDQYVMQVL; encoded by the coding sequence ATGCTCGACACGTTCGAACAACTCGATACGCCGAGCTCCTGCCAGGCCTCCCGCGTGGTGCCGTCGGGCCTCGCGCTGCCCATCCGCACCCTCGAGCCCGGCCAGGTGCTCTACGAAGCCGACCGCGAGGCCAGCAGCCTCTACGTGGTCAACCAGGGCGTCCTCAAGGCGGTCGTCCCCACCAGCCTCGGCCGCGACCGCATCGCTGACCTCTACGGCCCCGGCGACGTGCTCGGCCTCTCGGCGCTCGACGGCGGCAACCATGCCGAGACCGTCGTGGCGGTGCACGAGGCGTGCCTCACGCCCATCGACCCGCAGCAGGCCATGAACGATCGCGGCCTGCGCGACTACGTCCTCCGCAGCCTCGCGCGGCAGTTGCGCCGCAGCCGCGAGATGCTGGACGAGGCCGAGATGCCCGTCGGCGCCCGCGTCACCCGCGCCTTCCTGCGGCTCGCCAAGCAGTTCGGGCTGCCGGCCGACGACCAACAGGGCGGCATCAAGCTGCCGTTGGCGCTTACGCACGAGGACCTCGCCGACCTCACGGGATCGAGCCGCGTCACCATCACGCGCATCCTCGGCGAGCTCCGCAACGAGGGCGCCCTCTCGGGCACCCGCGGCGTGTACGTCGCCGACCTCGCCGGCCTGGAGCGGGCCACCGACCAGTACGTGATGCAGGTGCTCTGA
- a CDS encoding NifU family protein, with product MLTFTDIAKERVLHFIEAQRSQGVGALRIAGNRTEQRLWLVKGEDRRADDRVQNEPGFDVYLDPLSAGHLDGATVDFVEGVMQSGFRVYHPSPAWDDPLAQRVQDVIDRHINPGVAGHGGNVTLEGVDDGVAIIRFGGGCHGCGAADVTLKQGIDRILKEQVPEIRGVRDATDHSTGENPYYAPQAKRAQSPLG from the coding sequence ATGCTGACGTTCACCGACATCGCCAAGGAACGCGTCCTCCACTTCATCGAGGCGCAACGGAGCCAGGGGGTCGGCGCGTTGCGCATCGCCGGCAACCGCACCGAGCAGCGCCTCTGGCTGGTGAAGGGCGAGGACCGGCGCGCCGACGACCGCGTCCAGAACGAGCCGGGGTTCGACGTCTACCTGGACCCGCTCTCGGCCGGGCACCTTGACGGCGCCACCGTGGACTTCGTCGAGGGCGTCATGCAGTCGGGCTTCCGCGTCTACCACCCCAGTCCCGCCTGGGACGACCCGCTGGCCCAGCGGGTGCAGGACGTCATCGACCGCCACATCAACCCGGGCGTGGCCGGGCACGGCGGCAACGTCACGCTCGAGGGCGTCGACGACGGCGTGGCCATCATCCGCTTCGGCGGCGGTTGCCACGGCTGCGGCGCCGCCGACGTGACCCTCAAGCAGGGCATCGACCGCATCCTCAAGGAGCAGGTGCCCGAGATCCGCGGCGTAAGGGACGCCACGGACCACAGCACGGGCGAGAACCCCTACTACGCCCCTCAGGCCAAGCGCGCGCAGTCGCCGCTGGGTTGA
- a CDS encoding adenine deaminase encodes MSGPAPTAGTGVTAAEVRRAVEVAAGRAPGTLHLRGGRVVNVFTSEILEADVLVAGRLVAAVLPVVPAHYPPADDVVDLAGSVVRPGYVDGHVHLESSLVTPAEYARCLLPRGVTGVVCDPHELANVAGEAGVAWLLAASADLPFDVWVTAPSCVPSSPFETVGADYGPGAMARLLDDPRSVGVAELMSFGALVAGDERVLSKARLGEERGRTVEGHAPALTGAALQAYLAAGVGSDHESTTLAEGLEKLRAGAFLMIREGSVTRDLDALMPLVDPRHGDRIGFVTDDRLPHDLLTEGGVDLLVRRAVAAGRDAAYAVRCASYNHARHFRLPRRGAVAAGYLADLAVGGELSADPDLVLKGGQVVARGGLLVPGAVPARPALTAAGPLGRSVRLPALAPASFAAPAPPGPVRVIRAHPNQILTTAERQTPTVVDGLAVADPARDLAKLACVERHGRRPDAVPAVGFVAGFGLRRGALASSVGHDHHNVLCVGTNDRDMLAACLRLAELGGGLVACLDGAVVAELELPIGGIVTDVPLEAVRDRLDALDAAARSFGCELPSPYMALSFMGLAVIPELRLTDLGLVDVGAGRIVPLAADA; translated from the coding sequence GTGAGCGGCCCCGCGCCCACAGCGGGCACGGGCGTAACCGCCGCCGAGGTGCGCCGCGCCGTGGAGGTCGCGGCGGGCAGGGCGCCGGGCACGCTCCACCTCAGGGGCGGCCGCGTGGTCAACGTCTTCACCAGCGAGATCCTCGAGGCCGACGTCCTGGTGGCCGGGCGGCTCGTGGCGGCCGTGTTGCCGGTGGTGCCCGCCCACTACCCGCCGGCCGACGACGTCGTCGACCTGGCGGGCAGCGTGGTGCGCCCCGGCTACGTCGACGGTCACGTCCACCTGGAGTCGTCACTCGTCACGCCCGCCGAGTACGCCCGCTGCCTCCTGCCTCGCGGCGTGACCGGCGTGGTGTGCGACCCTCACGAGCTCGCCAACGTGGCGGGCGAGGCCGGGGTGGCGTGGCTGCTCGCCGCCTCCGCCGACCTCCCGTTCGACGTGTGGGTGACGGCGCCGAGCTGCGTTCCGAGCAGCCCGTTCGAGACGGTCGGCGCCGACTACGGCCCAGGCGCCATGGCCCGCCTGCTTGACGATCCACGCAGCGTCGGCGTGGCCGAACTGATGAGCTTCGGCGCGCTGGTGGCTGGCGACGAGCGCGTGCTCTCCAAGGCCCGCCTTGGCGAGGAGCGCGGCCGGACGGTCGAGGGCCACGCGCCCGCCCTGACGGGCGCGGCGCTGCAGGCGTACCTCGCCGCCGGTGTCGGATCGGACCACGAGAGCACCACCCTGGCAGAGGGGCTGGAGAAGCTCCGCGCCGGCGCCTTCCTCATGATCAGGGAGGGATCGGTCACCCGCGACCTCGACGCCCTGATGCCCCTCGTCGACCCCCGCCACGGCGACAGGATCGGCTTCGTCACCGACGACCGCCTGCCCCACGACCTGCTCACCGAGGGTGGGGTCGACCTACTCGTGCGCCGGGCCGTGGCGGCCGGTCGCGACGCCGCCTACGCGGTGCGTTGCGCCAGCTACAACCACGCCAGGCATTTCCGCCTCCCCCGTCGCGGCGCCGTCGCGGCCGGCTACCTGGCTGACCTGGCCGTGGGCGGGGAGCTGAGCGCCGACCCCGACCTCGTGCTCAAGGGCGGGCAGGTGGTGGCGCGGGGCGGCCTGCTCGTGCCGGGGGCCGTGCCGGCGCGGCCGGCGCTCACCGCGGCCGGGCCACTTGGCCGCAGCGTGAGGTTGCCGGCGCTCGCTCCGGCCTCGTTCGCGGCCCCGGCGCCTCCCGGCCCGGTGCGGGTGATCCGCGCGCACCCCAACCAGATCCTGACCACGGCGGAGAGGCAGACGCCCACCGTCGTCGACGGGCTGGCGGTGGCGGATCCGGCGCGCGACCTCGCCAAGCTGGCGTGCGTGGAGCGCCACGGAAGGCGCCCCGACGCCGTCCCCGCCGTCGGCTTCGTCGCCGGCTTCGGCCTGCGGCGCGGCGCTCTCGCGTCGAGCGTGGGGCACGACCACCACAACGTCTTGTGCGTGGGAACGAACGACCGCGACATGCTCGCCGCCTGTCTGCGCCTGGCGGAGCTGGGCGGCGGCCTGGTGGCCTGCCTGGACGGGGCCGTCGTGGCCGAGCTCGAGCTGCCCATCGGGGGCATCGTCACGGACGTGCCGCTGGAGGCGGTGCGCGACCGGCTCGACGCCCTCGACGCCGCCGCCCGATCGTTCGGTTGCGAGCTGCCGTCGCCTTACATGGCGCTCAGCTTCATGGGGTTGGCCGTGATCCCCGAGTTGCGCCTCACCGACCTAGGGCTGGTAGACGTTGGGGCGGGTCGCATCGTGCCGCTCGCCGCCGACGCCTAG
- a CDS encoding ABC transporter substrate-binding protein — translation MHLRRLLLLTLGALALWGSASAAGTLNYPVSADPEHLDAWRSTTVATRRVLVNVYEGLTTFDGESGAVVPALAESWDISDDGLTYTFHLRRGVKFQAAPGVTYADPEMKADDVEWSLLRYLTEDTAVSEHPEYLQALKGSAAFLAGEADTVEGFRVVDDHTVEMTLDAPNHRFLADLVNAYVVPREALEALGASLSNNPVGTGPFLFDSWRRDDQLVLKANPDYWEGAPKLDRVVFHNVPDATTALLQYRQGELDLLLDFPDGQLESIKNEYAAEYHESAGLNVRYWGFKVTEPPFKDNVKLRQAFNYAVDRELIWNVLMEGARVPGTMGVLPPDMPAADVAGYPYDIEKAKAALAEAGYPGGAGLDPITLYYFASDSDAPHVALQDMLAQIGVTIVLQKEDNSTYWTHVGEPDVVFFLSGWSADFADPSEVLDFLFAHGRDDTEYDNPEVDALLDQARATSDPDERNAIYLKAHELIMADAPWIVSGYSKIAYLLKPNVTDFQVSAAGTYRTPLKYVEKK, via the coding sequence GTGCACCTTCGTCGCCTGTTGCTGTTGACGCTCGGCGCGCTGGCCCTATGGGGTAGCGCCTCCGCCGCCGGCACGCTGAACTACCCAGTCAGCGCCGACCCGGAACACCTCGACGCCTGGCGCTCCACCACGGTCGCCACGCGGCGCGTGCTCGTGAACGTCTACGAGGGCCTCACCACCTTCGACGGCGAGAGCGGCGCGGTCGTCCCGGCGCTCGCCGAGTCGTGGGACATCTCCGACGACGGCCTCACCTACACCTTCCACCTGCGCAGGGGCGTCAAGTTCCAGGCTGCGCCCGGGGTCACCTACGCCGATCCCGAGATGAAGGCCGACGACGTCGAGTGGTCCCTGCTGCGCTACCTCACCGAGGACACCGCCGTCTCCGAGCACCCCGAGTACCTGCAGGCCCTCAAGGGCTCGGCGGCGTTCCTCGCCGGCGAGGCCGACACCGTCGAGGGCTTCAGGGTGGTCGACGACCACACGGTCGAGATGACCCTCGACGCGCCCAACCACCGGTTCCTGGCGGACCTCGTCAACGCCTACGTCGTGCCGCGCGAGGCCCTCGAGGCGCTCGGCGCCTCGCTCAGCAACAACCCTGTCGGCACCGGCCCGTTCCTGTTCGATAGCTGGCGCCGCGACGACCAGCTCGTCCTCAAGGCCAACCCCGACTACTGGGAAGGCGCGCCCAAGCTCGACCGCGTGGTGTTCCACAACGTGCCCGACGCCACCACGGCGCTGCTCCAGTACCGCCAGGGCGAGCTCGACCTTCTCCTCGACTTCCCGGACGGCCAGCTCGAGTCGATCAAGAACGAGTACGCGGCCGAGTACCACGAGTCCGCCGGCCTCAACGTGCGCTACTGGGGCTTCAAGGTCACCGAGCCCCCCTTCAAGGACAACGTGAAGCTGCGCCAGGCGTTCAACTACGCCGTCGACCGCGAGCTCATCTGGAACGTGCTCATGGAGGGCGCGCGCGTGCCCGGCACCATGGGCGTGCTCCCGCCCGACATGCCGGCCGCCGACGTGGCCGGTTACCCGTACGACATCGAGAAGGCCAAGGCGGCGCTCGCCGAGGCCGGCTACCCCGGCGGCGCCGGGCTCGACCCCATCACGCTCTACTACTTCGCCTCCGACTCCGACGCGCCGCACGTGGCGCTGCAGGACATGCTGGCGCAGATCGGCGTGACCATCGTCCTCCAGAAGGAGGACAACAGCACCTACTGGACGCACGTTGGCGAACCCGACGTGGTGTTCTTCCTCTCGGGCTGGAGCGCCGACTTCGCCGACCCCAGCGAGGTCCTCGACTTCCTCTTCGCGCACGGCCGCGACGACACCGAGTACGACAACCCCGAGGTCGACGCGCTCCTCGACCAGGCGCGCGCCACGAGCGACCCTGACGAGCGCAACGCCATCTACCTGAAGGCGCACGAGCTGATCATGGCCGACGCGCCGTGGATCGTCTCGGGCTACTCGAAGATCGCCTACCTGCTCAAGCCGAACGTCACCGACTTCCAGGTCTCCGCGGCCGGCACCTACCGCACGCCGCTCAAGTACGTAGAGAAGAAGTAA
- a CDS encoding ABC transporter permease — protein MFQYVLRRALWAVPTLLGVFTIIFLLTYLMPGDPVRAVMGEQYKRADPATIERVRDSLGLNDPWYAQYGRFLYRTVTGDLGKSFVLDEQVGDIIGYRFPRTLQLMSAALLVAILIGIPSGILAARHQYTWIDHTLMLVALLGVAMPVFWQAVLAKIFLTQDTYGVALFPVAGYGGGNVRYLVLPALVLGTHLSATIARVMRSSLLEERRKDYSRTARSKGLADRQVIFKHELRNALIPVITIIGLDVGYLLGGSVVTETVFNWPGLGRAVVTAISRRDAPVIIGTLVFGALLFVAVNIVIDVLYAVINPQIRYA, from the coding sequence TTGTTCCAGTACGTTCTGCGCCGCGCGCTCTGGGCCGTCCCCACGCTGCTCGGCGTGTTCACCATCATCTTCCTGCTCACCTATCTGATGCCCGGCGACCCGGTCAGGGCCGTCATGGGCGAACAGTACAAGCGTGCCGACCCCGCCACCATCGAGCGCGTCCGCGATTCTCTCGGCCTCAACGACCCGTGGTACGCCCAGTACGGAAGGTTCCTGTACCGCACCGTGACGGGCGACCTCGGCAAGAGCTTCGTGCTCGACGAGCAGGTGGGCGACATCATCGGCTACCGCTTCCCGCGCACGCTGCAGCTCATGTCGGCGGCCCTGTTGGTGGCCATCCTCATCGGCATACCCTCCGGCATCCTTGCCGCGCGTCACCAGTACACCTGGATCGACCACACGCTCATGCTGGTGGCCCTCCTGGGCGTGGCGATGCCCGTCTTCTGGCAGGCGGTCCTCGCCAAGATCTTCCTGACGCAGGACACGTACGGCGTGGCGCTGTTCCCCGTCGCGGGCTACGGGGGCGGCAACGTCCGCTACCTGGTGCTGCCGGCGTTGGTGCTGGGCACGCACTTGTCGGCGACCATCGCGCGCGTGATGCGCTCGTCGCTGCTCGAGGAGCGGCGCAAGGACTACTCGCGCACCGCCCGCTCCAAGGGCCTGGCCGACCGCCAGGTCATCTTCAAGCACGAGCTGCGGAACGCGCTCATACCGGTGATAACGATCATCGGCCTCGACGTCGGCTACCTGCTGGGCGGCTCGGTCGTCACCGAGACGGTGTTCAACTGGCCCGGCCTCGGGCGCGCGGTGGTGACGGCCATCTCGCGCCGCGACGCGCCCGTCATCATCGGCACGCTCGTCTTCGGGGCGCTCCTGTTCGTGGCGGTCAACATCGTCATCGACGTCCTGTACGCGGTGATCAACCCGCAGATCAGGTACGCGTGA
- a CDS encoding ABC transporter permease has protein sequence MSAASGSVGGWRRSRRLRAFARHRLGLVGLVIVVVFTLVAILAPQIAPHDPTAQRIATARLVPPSAEFWFGTDELGRDLFSRIVYGARISMRIGLIAEGIALLVGITLGAMAGFFGGWVDNLIMRVTDVFFAIPGLLFLIVIVAIFGSGATTIFLALGLISWPGEARVMRSEVLRVRQNEYVTAARALGLRDVGVILRHVMPNALASMIVIGSLGVAGAILSEATLSFLGLGIQEPLASWGTMINRGQQFIFNAWWYSVFPGAVIMLVVLGFNFLGDAMRDALAVEEGR, from the coding sequence GTGAGCGCCGCGAGCGGCTCGGTGGGCGGTTGGCGGCGCTCCCGGCGCCTCCGCGCCTTCGCGCGGCACCGGCTCGGGCTGGTGGGCCTCGTCATCGTGGTCGTCTTCACGCTGGTGGCCATCCTCGCCCCGCAGATCGCGCCGCACGACCCGACGGCTCAACGTATCGCCACCGCGCGCCTCGTTCCGCCGTCGGCCGAGTTCTGGTTCGGCACCGACGAGCTGGGCCGCGACCTGTTCTCGCGCATCGTCTACGGCGCCCGCATCAGCATGCGCATCGGGTTGATAGCCGAGGGGATCGCCCTCTTGGTCGGCATAACCCTGGGGGCCATGGCCGGCTTCTTCGGCGGTTGGGTCGACAACCTCATCATGCGGGTCACCGACGTGTTCTTCGCCATCCCGGGCCTGCTCTTCCTGATCGTCATCGTGGCCATCTTCGGCTCGGGCGCCACCACCATCTTCCTCGCGTTGGGCCTGATCAGTTGGCCGGGGGAGGCGCGCGTCATGCGTTCCGAGGTGCTGCGGGTGCGGCAGAACGAGTACGTCACGGCGGCCAGGGCGCTCGGGCTGCGGGACGTGGGCGTCATCCTGCGCCACGTCATGCCCAACGCGCTCGCCTCCATGATCGTCATCGGCTCGTTGGGCGTCGCCGGCGCCATCCTGTCGGAGGCGACGCTGTCGTTCCTGGGGCTGGGCATCCAGGAGCCGCTGGCCAGCTGGGGCACGATGATCAACCGCGGGCAGCAGTTCATCTTCAACGCCTGGTGGTACTCGGTGTTCCCTGGCGCCGTCATCATGCTGGTGGTTCTCGGCTTCAACTTCCTCGGCGACGCCATGCGCGACGCGCTCGCGGTGGAGGAGGGGCGGTGA
- a CDS encoding beta-lactamase family protein — protein sequence MPQGEVTPAAGWAERLDEFAAGFFAAHRVPGGSLAVVTEGGTPFVRAYGWRDREARVPVAADTVFGLASLTKSFTALTLLALEARGVLTLDDPVERHLPAFAYPGVSRGSVRLVHLASHTSGLPPVRGLDFAIRPSQVGDPAQEFNRRDYRGAPDLGDHAALLDYLAGEGRPALAAPGRVVSYSNDGYALLGAVIEAATGEPYPDVVAREVLAPLGLTGAGFDTAAARATGRLTELYTQAPTGEVVRSLQWEEAPAYLATGFLKASVLDLAAYLRYLLWPTPGTLAVPPGRLRELHVGRGWAERFTSYGLGWMLREGFHGRSLWRHGGSLKGVSSHLGAVPSLGLGVAVLANLDEVPVKRLWHAAVNAYLGLPLEEPPFGGAHGHHAATALGRAAPALAGVYDSGEPWGRLELVPDGERLLALVGELATPNGHLALLDEGEFVLVTEAGAWESGRFVYGVGRARPVALQYGMRWYDRRAEPGAAS from the coding sequence GTGCCGCAGGGCGAGGTGACGCCGGCGGCGGGGTGGGCGGAGCGGCTCGACGAGTTCGCGGCGGGGTTCTTCGCCGCGCACCGCGTGCCGGGCGGCAGCCTGGCCGTCGTGACGGAGGGGGGCACGCCGTTCGTGCGCGCGTACGGGTGGCGGGACCGCGAGGCGCGGGTGCCAGTGGCGGCCGACACCGTCTTCGGCCTCGCGTCGCTCACGAAGTCGTTCACGGCCCTGACGCTGCTCGCCCTCGAGGCGCGCGGGGTCCTCACGCTCGACGACCCGGTGGAGCGGCACCTACCGGCGTTCGCCTACCCCGGTGTGAGCCGCGGCAGCGTGCGGCTCGTGCACCTAGCGAGCCACACGAGCGGCCTGCCGCCCGTGCGCGGCCTCGACTTCGCCATCCGGCCGAGCCAGGTGGGCGACCCCGCGCAGGAGTTCAACCGGCGCGACTACCGGGGCGCGCCGGACCTTGGGGATCACGCCGCCCTGCTCGACTACCTGGCGGGCGAGGGGCGCCCGGCGCTGGCGGCACCGGGGCGGGTGGTCAGCTACTCCAACGACGGGTACGCGCTGCTGGGCGCCGTCATCGAGGCGGCCACGGGCGAGCCGTACCCCGACGTGGTTGCGCGCGAGGTGCTCGCGCCGCTCGGCCTGACCGGCGCGGGGTTCGACACGGCGGCGGCGCGCGCGACCGGGCGCCTCACCGAGCTGTACACCCAGGCGCCGACGGGCGAGGTCGTCCGGTCGCTGCAGTGGGAGGAGGCGCCGGCCTACCTCGCGACCGGCTTCCTCAAGGCCAGCGTTCTCGACCTGGCGGCCTACCTGCGCTACCTGCTATGGCCCACCCCGGGGACGCTCGCCGTGCCGCCCGGGCGGCTCAGGGAGCTCCACGTCGGCCGGGGTTGGGCGGAACGGTTCACCTCCTACGGGCTCGGGTGGATGCTGCGGGAGGGATTCCACGGGCGGAGCCTGTGGCGGCACGGCGGGTCGCTGAAGGGCGTCTCCTCTCACCTGGGTGCCGTCCCGTCGCTGGGGCTGGGGGTGGCGGTCCTCGCCAACCTCGACGAGGTGCCGGTGAAGCGGCTCTGGCACGCGGCGGTGAACGCCTACCTCGGCCTGCCGCTGGAGGAGCCCCCCTTCGGAGGGGCTCACGGCCACCACGCCGCCACCGCGCTGGGGCGGGCGGCGCCGGCGCTGGCCGGCGTCTACGACTCCGGCGAGCCGTGGGGCAGGCTCGAGCTGGTCCCGGACGGGGAGCGGCTGCTGGCCCTGGTCGGCGAGCTCGCCACCCCGAACGGCCACCTGGCGCTACTGGACGAGGGCGAGTTCGTGCTCGTGACGGAGGCGGGCGCCTGGGAGAGCGGCAGGTTCGTGTACGGGGTCGGGCGGGCGCGACCGGTCGCCTTGCAGTACGGCATGCGTTGGTACGATAGGCGAGCGGAGCCGGGCGCCGCTTCGTGA